A genomic segment from Aegilops tauschii subsp. strangulata cultivar AL8/78 chromosome 1, Aet v6.0, whole genome shotgun sequence encodes:
- the LOC109736676 gene encoding uncharacterized protein yields the protein MSSWLRSAVSRAVEAGGRSGVARAVKGYADAVAHHAGQAVSDILLDRGGTQSFKSFKKTVMRLEEAAVSCRGGERIELLRRWLGALQDVEAQLASSDRKDPDVHDSAGELDPLKPPLTLFVDPDIEGAPMNFRDVFLYSQALEDITQSMILEAPSEEEVSLLLEIYGLCLTGGKEVNKAIMNNVQDLAKAFSNYKDEVLVKREELLEYTRNVISGLKRNADIMRIDAETLELWRKLDGKEKSWSQSTEGQDKASEKIAVANIEALKEALTEVRFCSRVEELLLKKKSIAPGDSMEIHSQKVDKLKVLSDSLSTSSSKAEQRIMDHRRQKEDALNFRVKKENEVNAAEKGLLAEITELEKQRDDLEAQLKKVNISINAAAVRLKTTREERDQFDEANNQIIFSLKTKEDDLSKSIATCNVEANVVKTWINFLEDTWQLQSSYNEQKEKKTSDELERCVRDFLKLTKHHLSAFKEVLSPSIESIQTYVDNLAALNSREETREHEDDEASEKTNPRKSLEEEYLETEKKIIIAFSIADHIKKLFYSEHGANSRRDDPEVKSLIDEIEKLREAFESIERPTLSIEDHKSKPLPEERSDLSPSPIQAPVTPKAAHVDSPKSPMKPEQQHQLDPDSEFANLGADFGKDGKDYSAEEISGWEFDELEEES from the exons ATGTCGTCGTGGCTGCGCAGCGCGGTGAGCCGGGCGGTGGAGGCCGGCGGCCGCAGCGGCGTCGCCCGCGCCGTCAAGGGATACGCGGACGCCGTCGCGCACCACGCGGGGCAGGCCGTCTCCGACATCCTCCTCGACCGGGGG GGCACACAGAGCTTCAAAAGTTTCAAGAAAACAGTAATGCGATTAGAAGAGGCAGCAGTTTCATGCCGTGGGGGTGAAAGAATTGAATTATTAAGACGTTGGCTGGGAGCATTACAAGACGTTGAGGCTCAACTTGCTAGTTCAGATAGGAAGGATCCTGATGTTCATGATTCTGCTGGTGAATTGGATCCTTTAAAACCACCATTG ACCTTGTTTGTTGATCCTGATATTGAAGGAGCACCTATGAACTTCCGTGATGTGTTCCTGTACAGCCAGGCACTTGAAGATATTACCCAATCCATG ATTCTTGAAGCTCCATCTGAGGAAGAAGTTTCACTTCTTCTGGAAATTTATGG CCTGTGTCTCACTGGTGGGAAAGAAGTCAATAAGGCAATCATGAACAATGTACAAGACTTGGCCAAGGCTTTCTCAAATTACAAAGACGAAGTCCTG GTGAAGCGTGAAGAGCTACTTGAATACACGCGGAATGTCATTTCAGGACTTAAGAGAAATGCTGATATTATGAG GATAGATGCTGAAACCCTTGAATTGTGGAGAAAATTAGATGGGAAGGAGAAATCATGGTCCCAATCAACTGAAGGTCAAGATAAAGCATCAGAGAAGATTGCTGTTGCCAATATCGAG GCCTTAAAAGAAGCACTTACTGAAGTCCGCTTTTGCTCTAGAGTGGAAGAACTTCTACTGAAGAAGAAATCGATTGCTCCTGGAGATTCCATGGAGATTCATTCTCAGAAG GTTGATAAGTTAAAGGTCCTGTCAGATTCCCTTTCTACTTCATCCTCCAAAGCAGAGCAGCGTATTATGGACCACAG GCGTCAGAAAGAAGATGCTCTGAACTTTCGTGTGAAAAAAGAGAATGAGGTGAATGCGGCTGAGAAG GGATTGCTTGCTGAGATTACTGAATTGGAGAAGCAAAGAGATGATCTTGAGGCTCAGTTGAAAAAG GTCAATATATCAATTAATGCTGCTGCTGTGCGGCTCAAGACAACCAGGGAAGAGAGAGACCAATTTGATGAAGCGAACAACCAGATCATATTTAGTTTAAAAACAAAG GAGGATGACCTCTCGAAATCCATTGCCACGTGTAATGTGGAAGCAAATGTAGTAAAGACCTGGATCAATTTCCTCGAGGATACCTGGCAGCTACAGTCCTCATATAATGAACAGAAGGAAAAGAAAACAAG TGATGAATTGGAGAGATGTGTGAGAGATTTTCTGAAGTTGACCAAGCATCATCTTTCAGCCTTCAAG GAAGTCCTAAGCCCATCTATTGAAAGTATCCAAACATATGTGGATAATTTGGCGGCCTTGAACTCAAG GGAGGAGACAAGAGAGCATGAAGATGATGAAGCATCAGAGAAGACAAACCCACGTAAATCCCTTGAGGAGGAATATTTGGAAACTGAAAAGAAG ATTATCATTGCTTTCAGCATCGCAGACCACATAAAGAAGTTGTTCTATTCAGAGCATGGGGCTAACTCCAG GAGAGATGACCCAGAGGTCAAGAGCCTAATTGACGAGATCGAGAAACTGAGGGAAGCATTTGAATCTATAGAAAGGCCAACACTAAGCATTGAAGACCACAAATCAAAGCCACTCCCTGAGGAAAGATCTGACTTGAGCCCTTCGCCTATCCAAGCACCTGTTACCCCCAAAGCCGCGCACGTCGACTCCCCAAAATCTCCCATGAAGCCTGAGCAGCAGCATCAGCTGGATCCCGATTCTGAATTTGCAAACCTGGGAGCAGACTTTGGGAAGGACGGCAAAGATTACTCAGCCGAGGAAATCAGCGGGTGGGAGTTTGACGAGCTCGAAGAGGAGAGCTGA